The Nicotiana tabacum cultivar K326 chromosome 14, ASM71507v2, whole genome shotgun sequence genome contains a region encoding:
- the LOC107788670 gene encoding nucleoside hydrolase 3 isoform X3, translating into MGLGGRLDIDSNYGFRKSFLPQGKRQYSPLQQPTAQQVMIKTISSGPTVVFLVGSHTNFALFLLSNPHLKKNVEHIYIMGGGVRSQNPTGCCPKNSNSSCQPRQCGDRGNLFTDYTSNPYAEFNLYMDPFAAYQVIHSGIPVTLVPLDATNTIPITEQFFKTFEKNQHTYEAQYCFKSLKMARDTWFDDEFYKSFFMWDSFMSGIAASIMRKRHNHRGENEFAEMEFINITVVTSNKPYGISDGSNPFFDGSRTPKFTLERNGVHSGHVQTRLRDPFCIVKNGRGRCQDSYTKEVVGPGGVPVLVAVKAKPNQNANSVLDREFYVSFLDVLNQRENTGRFNFSTQFPYYKEVLYKPDFRGKHLGKNVVFDMDMSAGDFLALFYLLKLPVEEINLKAIIVSPTGWTNAATIDSVYDLLHMMGRDDIPVGLGDVFAMNQSDLVFSAVGECKYNKVIPQGSGGFLDSDTLYGLSRSLPRSPRRYTAENSVKFGAPRDTDHPELRQPLALEVWESVVKSLDSGSKVTILTNGPLTNIAKILLAGNNYTKAIQDILIVGGHINYDNTEKGNVINVPSNRFAEMNMFLDPLAAQTVLSSELNITLIPLGIQRKVSVFPKILEQLHLTMGTPEAIFARRLLSRLHHLRKIHPRYQHMDTFLGEILGAIVLAGDYSVLKSTFAVKNIKVTAAGVESEDGQITIDEKQGKSVKVLQNLDHLDYYNIFANRLSDEKQSAVVGSFMEQSRIWSTPSN; encoded by the exons ATGGGTCTAGGAGGACGTTTGGACATCGACTCAAACTATGGGTTCCGAAAGAGCTTCCTTCCACAG GGCAAGAGACAGTATTCACCTCTTCAACAGCCAACAGCTCAGCAAGTAATGATCAAAACAATTTCATCTGGTCCAACCGTAGTTTTTCTCGTTGGATCACATACAAATTTTGCACTATTTCTGCTAAGTAATCCACATTTGAAGAAAAATGTTGAGCACATTTACATAATGGGAGGTGGTGTAAGATCACAAAATCCAACAGGTTGCTGTCCTAAGAATTCCAACTCTTCTTGCCAACCTCGACAGTGTGGTGACCGTGGCAATTTATTCACAGATTACACAAGCAACCCTTATGCAGAGTTCAATTTGTATATGGATCCTTTTGCTGCTTATCAG GTGATTCATTCTGGTATTCCAGTTACTCTTGTCCCATTGGATGCCACAAACACCATTCCGATAACTGAACAGTTTTTCAAGACTTTTGAGAAGAATCAGCACACCTATGAGGCACAGTACTGTTTCAAGTCCCTGAAAATGGCTCGTGATACTTGGTTTGATGACGAATTCTACAAG AGTTTCTTTATGTGGGACTCATTTATGTCGGGTATAGCTGCTTCAATCATGAGGAAACGGCACAACCACCGAGGAGAAAATGAATTTGCAGAAATGGAGTTTATCAATATTACTGTGGTTACTTCAAATAAACCATATGGTATATCTGATGGATCAAATCCCTTTTTTGATGGCAGTAGAACTCCCAAGTTCACCTTAGAAAGAAATGGAGTTCACAGTGGTCATGTTCAGACTAGACTTCGTGATCCATTTTGCATAGTCAAGAATGGGAGGGGCAGATGCCAG GACAGTTATACAAAAGAAGTTGTTGGACCTGGAGGAGTGCCTGTTCTTGTTGCTGTTAAAGCGAAGCCTAATCAAAATGCTAACAGTGTACTAGACAGAGAATTTTATGTTAGCTTTCTGGAT GTCTTAAACCAAAGAGAAAACACTGGAAGATTTAACTTTTCTACGCAATTCCCTTATTACAAAGAAGTACTTTACAAACCAGATTTTAGAGGCAAGCATCTTGGGAAGAATGTTGTGTTTGATATGGATATGAGTGCTGGAGATTTTCTAGCTCTCTTTTATCTCCTTAAGTTACCAGTAGAAGAAATCAATCTCAAG GCTATAATTGTGAGTCCAACTGGCTGGACCAATGCTGCAACAATTGATTCTGTGTATGATTTGCTTCATATGATGGGTCGTGATGACATTCCCGTGGGCCTTGGAGATGTGTTCGCAATGAACCAGTCCGATCTTGTTTTCTCTGCAGTTGGTGAATGTAAGTACAACAAGGTTATCCCACAAGGTAGTGGCGGATTTCTCGACTCGGACACTCTTTACGGATTATCTCGTTCTTTGCCTCGAAGTCCTCGCAG ATACACAGCTGAAAATTCTGTGAAATTTGGAGCTCCCAGGGATACTGATCATCCTGAACTCAGACAACCTCTAGCACTAGAAGTATGGGAGTCAGTGGTGAAATCACTCGATTCAGGATCCAAAGTTACCATTTTAACTAATGGCCCATTGACCAATATAGCGAAGATTCTTCTTGCAGGCAACAATTACACCAAGGCAATCCAG GATATACTAATTGTTGGGGGACACATCAATTATGACAACACTGAGAAGGGAAATGTGATCAATGTTCCTTCAAATAGATTTGCGGAAATGAATATGTTTCTTGACCCTCTGGCTGCACAGACAGTTTTGAGTTCAGAACTTAATATCACTCTCATTCCACTTGGCATACAGCGGAAAGTCAGTGTATTTCCTAAAATTCTTGAACAACTTCATCTTACTATGGGGACGCCTGAAGCAATCTTTGCAAGGCGTTTACTGTCAAGGTTACACCACCTGCGAAAAATACATCCTAGATACCAGCATATG GATACATTTCTTGGAGAAATCCTTGGAGCAATAGTTTTGGCTGGTGATTATTCTGTACTAAAATCTACATTTGCTGTCAAGAACATAAAAGTCACTGCTGCAGGAGTTGAATCTGAAGATGGACAGATAACAATCGACGAAAAGCAAGGAAAATCAGTGAAAGTATTGCAGAATCTGGATCATTTAgattattacaatatttttgcAAATCGACTAAGTGATGAAAAGCAGTCTGCTGTAGTTGGAAGCTTTATGGAGCAGAGTAGAATTTGGAGCACACCATCTAATTAG
- the LOC107788670 gene encoding nucleoside hydrolase 3 isoform X2, producing MFLLQAVTISTNGWTDAGHAVNQVYDMLYMMGRDDIAVGVGGEGGVLPNGTILPNVGGYLPIIDQGNGTAGYCRYRQAIPMGLGGRLDIDSNYGFRKSFLPQGKRQYSPLQQPTAQQVMIKTISSGPTVVFLVGSHTNFALFLLSNPHLKKNVEHIYIMGGGVRSQNPTGCCPKNSNSSCQPRQCGDRGNLFTDYTSNPYAEFNLYMDPFAAYQVIHSGIPVTLVPLDATNTIPITEQFFKTFEKNQHTYEAQYCFKSLKMARDTWFDDEFYKSFFMWDSFMSGIAASIMRKRHNHRGENEFAEMEFINITVVTSNKPYGISDGSNPFFDGSRTPKFTLERNGVHSGHVQTRLRDPFCIVKNGRGRCQDSYTKEVVGPGGVPVLVAVKAKPNQNANSVLDREFYVSFLDVLNQRENTGRFNFSTQFPYYKEVLYKPDFRGKHLGKNVVFDMDMSAGDFLALFYLLKLPVEEINLKAIIVSPTGWTNAATIDSVYDLLHMMGRDDIPVGLGDVFAMNQSDLVFSAVGECKYNKVIPQGSGGFLDSDTLYGLSRSLPRSPRRYTAENSVKFGAPRDTDHPELRQPLALEVWESVVKSLDSGSKVTILTNGPLTNIAKILLAGNNYTKAIQDILIVGGHINYDNTEKGNVINVPSNRFAEMNMFLDPLAAQTVLSSELNITLIPLGIQRKVSVFPKILEQLHLTMGTPEAIFARRLLSRLHHLRKIHPRYQHMDTFLGEILGAIVLAGDYSVLKSTFAVKNIKVTAAGVESEDGQITIDEKQGKSVKVLQNLDHLDYYNIFANRLSDEKQSAVVGSFMEQSRIWSTPSN from the exons ATGTTCCTACTGCAGGCAGTGACTATTAGCACGAATGGATGGACTGATGCAGGGCATGCTGTAAATCAAGTGTATGACATGCTTTACATGATGGGGCGTGACGACATTGCTGTTGGTGTGggaggagaaggaggagtacTTCCCAATGGTACCATTCTGCCAAATGTTGGTGGATATCTCCCTATAATTGATCAG GGAAATGGAACGGCTGGATATTGTAGATATAGACAAGCTATACCTATGGGTCTAGGAGGACGTTTGGACATCGACTCAAACTATGGGTTCCGAAAGAGCTTCCTTCCACAG GGCAAGAGACAGTATTCACCTCTTCAACAGCCAACAGCTCAGCAAGTAATGATCAAAACAATTTCATCTGGTCCAACCGTAGTTTTTCTCGTTGGATCACATACAAATTTTGCACTATTTCTGCTAAGTAATCCACATTTGAAGAAAAATGTTGAGCACATTTACATAATGGGAGGTGGTGTAAGATCACAAAATCCAACAGGTTGCTGTCCTAAGAATTCCAACTCTTCTTGCCAACCTCGACAGTGTGGTGACCGTGGCAATTTATTCACAGATTACACAAGCAACCCTTATGCAGAGTTCAATTTGTATATGGATCCTTTTGCTGCTTATCAG GTGATTCATTCTGGTATTCCAGTTACTCTTGTCCCATTGGATGCCACAAACACCATTCCGATAACTGAACAGTTTTTCAAGACTTTTGAGAAGAATCAGCACACCTATGAGGCACAGTACTGTTTCAAGTCCCTGAAAATGGCTCGTGATACTTGGTTTGATGACGAATTCTACAAG AGTTTCTTTATGTGGGACTCATTTATGTCGGGTATAGCTGCTTCAATCATGAGGAAACGGCACAACCACCGAGGAGAAAATGAATTTGCAGAAATGGAGTTTATCAATATTACTGTGGTTACTTCAAATAAACCATATGGTATATCTGATGGATCAAATCCCTTTTTTGATGGCAGTAGAACTCCCAAGTTCACCTTAGAAAGAAATGGAGTTCACAGTGGTCATGTTCAGACTAGACTTCGTGATCCATTTTGCATAGTCAAGAATGGGAGGGGCAGATGCCAG GACAGTTATACAAAAGAAGTTGTTGGACCTGGAGGAGTGCCTGTTCTTGTTGCTGTTAAAGCGAAGCCTAATCAAAATGCTAACAGTGTACTAGACAGAGAATTTTATGTTAGCTTTCTGGAT GTCTTAAACCAAAGAGAAAACACTGGAAGATTTAACTTTTCTACGCAATTCCCTTATTACAAAGAAGTACTTTACAAACCAGATTTTAGAGGCAAGCATCTTGGGAAGAATGTTGTGTTTGATATGGATATGAGTGCTGGAGATTTTCTAGCTCTCTTTTATCTCCTTAAGTTACCAGTAGAAGAAATCAATCTCAAG GCTATAATTGTGAGTCCAACTGGCTGGACCAATGCTGCAACAATTGATTCTGTGTATGATTTGCTTCATATGATGGGTCGTGATGACATTCCCGTGGGCCTTGGAGATGTGTTCGCAATGAACCAGTCCGATCTTGTTTTCTCTGCAGTTGGTGAATGTAAGTACAACAAGGTTATCCCACAAGGTAGTGGCGGATTTCTCGACTCGGACACTCTTTACGGATTATCTCGTTCTTTGCCTCGAAGTCCTCGCAG ATACACAGCTGAAAATTCTGTGAAATTTGGAGCTCCCAGGGATACTGATCATCCTGAACTCAGACAACCTCTAGCACTAGAAGTATGGGAGTCAGTGGTGAAATCACTCGATTCAGGATCCAAAGTTACCATTTTAACTAATGGCCCATTGACCAATATAGCGAAGATTCTTCTTGCAGGCAACAATTACACCAAGGCAATCCAG GATATACTAATTGTTGGGGGACACATCAATTATGACAACACTGAGAAGGGAAATGTGATCAATGTTCCTTCAAATAGATTTGCGGAAATGAATATGTTTCTTGACCCTCTGGCTGCACAGACAGTTTTGAGTTCAGAACTTAATATCACTCTCATTCCACTTGGCATACAGCGGAAAGTCAGTGTATTTCCTAAAATTCTTGAACAACTTCATCTTACTATGGGGACGCCTGAAGCAATCTTTGCAAGGCGTTTACTGTCAAGGTTACACCACCTGCGAAAAATACATCCTAGATACCAGCATATG GATACATTTCTTGGAGAAATCCTTGGAGCAATAGTTTTGGCTGGTGATTATTCTGTACTAAAATCTACATTTGCTGTCAAGAACATAAAAGTCACTGCTGCAGGAGTTGAATCTGAAGATGGACAGATAACAATCGACGAAAAGCAAGGAAAATCAGTGAAAGTATTGCAGAATCTGGATCATTTAgattattacaatatttttgcAAATCGACTAAGTGATGAAAAGCAGTCTGCTGTAGTTGGAAGCTTTATGGAGCAGAGTAGAATTTGGAGCACACCATCTAATTAG
- the LOC107788670 gene encoding nucleoside hydrolase 3 isoform X1, with protein sequence MKEKQNMFFLGFLRKIVFMTMIILIFVATFYNGVEGEGLDRRPHRILVDTDMDTDDFLALFYLLKLNRSEMDLKAVTISTNGWTDAGHAVNQVYDMLYMMGRDDIAVGVGGEGGVLPNGTILPNVGGYLPIIDQGNGTAGYCRYRQAIPMGLGGRLDIDSNYGFRKSFLPQGKRQYSPLQQPTAQQVMIKTISSGPTVVFLVGSHTNFALFLLSNPHLKKNVEHIYIMGGGVRSQNPTGCCPKNSNSSCQPRQCGDRGNLFTDYTSNPYAEFNLYMDPFAAYQVIHSGIPVTLVPLDATNTIPITEQFFKTFEKNQHTYEAQYCFKSLKMARDTWFDDEFYKSFFMWDSFMSGIAASIMRKRHNHRGENEFAEMEFINITVVTSNKPYGISDGSNPFFDGSRTPKFTLERNGVHSGHVQTRLRDPFCIVKNGRGRCQDSYTKEVVGPGGVPVLVAVKAKPNQNANSVLDREFYVSFLDVLNQRENTGRFNFSTQFPYYKEVLYKPDFRGKHLGKNVVFDMDMSAGDFLALFYLLKLPVEEINLKAIIVSPTGWTNAATIDSVYDLLHMMGRDDIPVGLGDVFAMNQSDLVFSAVGECKYNKVIPQGSGGFLDSDTLYGLSRSLPRSPRRYTAENSVKFGAPRDTDHPELRQPLALEVWESVVKSLDSGSKVTILTNGPLTNIAKILLAGNNYTKAIQDILIVGGHINYDNTEKGNVINVPSNRFAEMNMFLDPLAAQTVLSSELNITLIPLGIQRKVSVFPKILEQLHLTMGTPEAIFARRLLSRLHHLRKIHPRYQHMDTFLGEILGAIVLAGDYSVLKSTFAVKNIKVTAAGVESEDGQITIDEKQGKSVKVLQNLDHLDYYNIFANRLSDEKQSAVVGSFMEQSRIWSTPSN encoded by the exons ATGAAGGAGAAACAGAACATGTTTTTTCTGGGATTTTTACGTAAAATTGTTTTCATGACAATGATAATTTTGATATTTGTGGCAACTTTCTATAATGGGGTAGAGGGTGAGGGTCTTGATCGTCGCCCTCATCGAATTCTAGTGGATACAGATATGGATACTGATGATTTCTTGGCTCTTTTCTACCTTTTGAAGCTTAACCGGTCCGAAATGGACTTGAAG GCAGTGACTATTAGCACGAATGGATGGACTGATGCAGGGCATGCTGTAAATCAAGTGTATGACATGCTTTACATGATGGGGCGTGACGACATTGCTGTTGGTGTGggaggagaaggaggagtacTTCCCAATGGTACCATTCTGCCAAATGTTGGTGGATATCTCCCTATAATTGATCAG GGAAATGGAACGGCTGGATATTGTAGATATAGACAAGCTATACCTATGGGTCTAGGAGGACGTTTGGACATCGACTCAAACTATGGGTTCCGAAAGAGCTTCCTTCCACAG GGCAAGAGACAGTATTCACCTCTTCAACAGCCAACAGCTCAGCAAGTAATGATCAAAACAATTTCATCTGGTCCAACCGTAGTTTTTCTCGTTGGATCACATACAAATTTTGCACTATTTCTGCTAAGTAATCCACATTTGAAGAAAAATGTTGAGCACATTTACATAATGGGAGGTGGTGTAAGATCACAAAATCCAACAGGTTGCTGTCCTAAGAATTCCAACTCTTCTTGCCAACCTCGACAGTGTGGTGACCGTGGCAATTTATTCACAGATTACACAAGCAACCCTTATGCAGAGTTCAATTTGTATATGGATCCTTTTGCTGCTTATCAG GTGATTCATTCTGGTATTCCAGTTACTCTTGTCCCATTGGATGCCACAAACACCATTCCGATAACTGAACAGTTTTTCAAGACTTTTGAGAAGAATCAGCACACCTATGAGGCACAGTACTGTTTCAAGTCCCTGAAAATGGCTCGTGATACTTGGTTTGATGACGAATTCTACAAG AGTTTCTTTATGTGGGACTCATTTATGTCGGGTATAGCTGCTTCAATCATGAGGAAACGGCACAACCACCGAGGAGAAAATGAATTTGCAGAAATGGAGTTTATCAATATTACTGTGGTTACTTCAAATAAACCATATGGTATATCTGATGGATCAAATCCCTTTTTTGATGGCAGTAGAACTCCCAAGTTCACCTTAGAAAGAAATGGAGTTCACAGTGGTCATGTTCAGACTAGACTTCGTGATCCATTTTGCATAGTCAAGAATGGGAGGGGCAGATGCCAG GACAGTTATACAAAAGAAGTTGTTGGACCTGGAGGAGTGCCTGTTCTTGTTGCTGTTAAAGCGAAGCCTAATCAAAATGCTAACAGTGTACTAGACAGAGAATTTTATGTTAGCTTTCTGGAT GTCTTAAACCAAAGAGAAAACACTGGAAGATTTAACTTTTCTACGCAATTCCCTTATTACAAAGAAGTACTTTACAAACCAGATTTTAGAGGCAAGCATCTTGGGAAGAATGTTGTGTTTGATATGGATATGAGTGCTGGAGATTTTCTAGCTCTCTTTTATCTCCTTAAGTTACCAGTAGAAGAAATCAATCTCAAG GCTATAATTGTGAGTCCAACTGGCTGGACCAATGCTGCAACAATTGATTCTGTGTATGATTTGCTTCATATGATGGGTCGTGATGACATTCCCGTGGGCCTTGGAGATGTGTTCGCAATGAACCAGTCCGATCTTGTTTTCTCTGCAGTTGGTGAATGTAAGTACAACAAGGTTATCCCACAAGGTAGTGGCGGATTTCTCGACTCGGACACTCTTTACGGATTATCTCGTTCTTTGCCTCGAAGTCCTCGCAG ATACACAGCTGAAAATTCTGTGAAATTTGGAGCTCCCAGGGATACTGATCATCCTGAACTCAGACAACCTCTAGCACTAGAAGTATGGGAGTCAGTGGTGAAATCACTCGATTCAGGATCCAAAGTTACCATTTTAACTAATGGCCCATTGACCAATATAGCGAAGATTCTTCTTGCAGGCAACAATTACACCAAGGCAATCCAG GATATACTAATTGTTGGGGGACACATCAATTATGACAACACTGAGAAGGGAAATGTGATCAATGTTCCTTCAAATAGATTTGCGGAAATGAATATGTTTCTTGACCCTCTGGCTGCACAGACAGTTTTGAGTTCAGAACTTAATATCACTCTCATTCCACTTGGCATACAGCGGAAAGTCAGTGTATTTCCTAAAATTCTTGAACAACTTCATCTTACTATGGGGACGCCTGAAGCAATCTTTGCAAGGCGTTTACTGTCAAGGTTACACCACCTGCGAAAAATACATCCTAGATACCAGCATATG GATACATTTCTTGGAGAAATCCTTGGAGCAATAGTTTTGGCTGGTGATTATTCTGTACTAAAATCTACATTTGCTGTCAAGAACATAAAAGTCACTGCTGCAGGAGTTGAATCTGAAGATGGACAGATAACAATCGACGAAAAGCAAGGAAAATCAGTGAAAGTATTGCAGAATCTGGATCATTTAgattattacaatatttttgcAAATCGACTAAGTGATGAAAAGCAGTCTGCTGTAGTTGGAAGCTTTATGGAGCAGAGTAGAATTTGGAGCACACCATCTAATTAG